The following is a genomic window from Xenopus laevis strain J_2021 chromosome 2L, Xenopus_laevis_v10.1, whole genome shotgun sequence.
tggaggaacatgtatctgcactacaaatgcctagaaaaccttcaaatctgcaaattaaaattttattttgccctacacatgtgcccactgtctaggtaagttgccatgagtcaggaaatgtaggggggaggaaggggagccccaaaaaattttcgatctttttcagcctatcagccatcatgtagaaaacacgccagcgtttttttgggacttagaaaaaaaattgacttttttttaaacaatccctatctactctattgcgcttagaaaaaaaattgacttttttttaaacaatccctatctactctattgcgcttcgccaggtctgaggtggcgaaggaagtctagcgtaaaaggtagcgttcagtacactgcgcaagttagtgaatttgtgtcgtttcgtcgctagcgaaacttcgcctggcgtaaggttgcgaagtaacactagtgaaactacgccagcgttcgttagtgaatttgcgcagtagcgaaaatgccaaacgctagtgaattaacgctagcgttcggcgcttcgcatcttagtgaatttgccccctagagtgatctataaaagagtatgctatctatTTACTAAGGCCACTGCTCCTAGGAttcactacccattcccttccagcctgcttggttgggctaaagtaatgaacccagaccgcatggttcccaagacctttatactctgacacagtgccatctggtgtacactgtgagaactacaggggttacataagcacaaggtccccattaggacccatttaggcgtcCATATttctagggatgtgcctgtcaataatatgtgagggtgtctaaattttcacatccctacatttgcattggggtttttttcactttgtacaTTGCACTTGCATTAAATGAgttctattgtgtatatataaatgctAACCTTACTCACCTCTTTGTTATATTTGCAAACTATGGCACCTCTGCTTTCTCACATGTGAACACTGTATCTCACATTCCTTACATGTGAACACCCCTTTCTCAGGGCCCGTTTTTCTTTATAGAGTCCTAAAGGCACATGCTTAGGAGGGCAGTTTAGGGATTGACCCTCTGGTccctatatagaaaaataaatgctttgtttaCTTTTAATAACCCCCAGAATGTCCTGAGCATGCCCTGATCTAGTTGggcttaataaatatgccatgTATTTTACAACTTATTCTGGTGTTAAATATTtttcacagctttataaatatgcctctaagtcTCTAGAACTTGAGCGGGGGATGTgattcctttaatttaatttctacATTTGTTCCAAATCAATGTAGGGACAGCAAGCCTAGAAATCGCCCCTCTTTTCGGCAAATTCTGCTGCACTTAGATATTGCTTCGGCCGATGTCCTGTCCACCCCCCAGGAGACCTACTTCAAATCCCAGGTGAGAGTGAGCTTCTGTGCACTGCATCTCCCATAATTCATAGCCAACATGGGCTAGCTATATGTAACAGGAATTTTAGTTGCTGGGGGCTGGATACCCCATTAAATGGATGCTATTGCCTCTTTGTTTTCTGGTTTTATCTCAGTACTTTGGTTAAATATAACATGTGTTGCTATGTGTTATTATAAATGACAGTAATCAGTATAGGCAGTTAGAATGGGGTTAGTTAGTATGGTGGGGAGCATAATACATGTTCACAAAATACTTATCAAAGATTGGTGTGAAagtgcagtacaggtatgagacctgttatacagaatgcttgagacctgaggttttcagataacggatctttccgtaatttggatcttcttacattaaggggcacatttacaaagctcgagtgaaggattcgaataaaaaaaaattcgaatttcaaagtgtttttttggctacttcgaccatcgaatgggctagttcgaccttcgactacgacttcgacttcgaatcgaacgattcgaactaaaaatcgttcgactattcgatcgttcgataatcgaagtactgtctctttaagaaaaacttcgaccccctagttcggcagctaaaagctaccgaactcaatgttagcctatggggaaggtccccataggcttgcctatgttcttttgatcgaaggatattcgttcgatcgatgaattaaaatccttcgaatcgttcgattcgaaggatttaatcgttcgatcgaacgaataatcgttcgatcgttcgatcgaagtattagcgctaaatcgttcgacttcgatattcgaagtcgaacgattttagttcctggtcgaatatcgagggttaattaaccctcgatattcgacccttagtaaatgtgcccctaagtctactggcAAATcctgtaaacgttaaataaacccaattggctggttttgcttccaataaggattaattagttgggatcaagtacaagctactgttgtattatattttttcaaattgtttggattattggattatttggataaaatggaatctgtggagacgtcctttctgtaattctgagctttctggataatgggtttctagataacagatcccatacctgtacagcgaTGCATGATACATTGGTACCATATAAATTAAAGAGAATATCTTATTACAAAGAAATCTTAGTTTGTGCTGCCGCTAGTTGATGCCCCACCATGTCTGTGTGTGCTTTGCCCTAGGTGGAGTGGAGAGATGAGGTTCGGTTACATTTTGAGAAGATCAAGTCAGAAGGAACGTGTTTGCAGCGCTTGGAAGAGGAGCTGATAACACGGCGCCGTGAGGAGCTAAGGTGAAGCCCTAACAGACTGTACATGCTTAGTTCTGAGAGTACAGGCCTTTCACTTTCTTGGGTTCCAGCACTGGATCTTTTGAGATTATGGGCAATCCATCTGTTCAGAACTAACCCCTCTCTCTGAAGTCCTGTAACAGTTTGAGTGCTGTCCTTTGTCCCAGGCTCTTCTAAGACTCTTGAtgcaagcagtgtcggactggcccacagggataccagtaaaagtcccggtgggcccaggtgtcagtgggccctcatgctgctaaacatttgacctatttcatggccattccctatttctgtgagaagaaagagactaaatagatgaaaaaatagagtatagtatgtaaagaaaagagacaaggagaataaaggttgagtgaggagaggaagaaaaatagtattgagagtgggcccctggtctaagattaattggtgggcccctggtcaaaggtttttgggtgggcccctggtgtacaAGCCCGACACTGGATGCAAGTAACTCCTGAGGCCCTCCAACTGTACCCCTAGTAGGACATACTAGCTGGAGGGCCTGGTATTTATATTTTCGCTAACAAATTCCTATTCATTCATATTGCCTGACCCTGTCATAGAATATTTATGTATTGGATGGTGTCAGCTTCAGACTGGGCCCACTGGGGTTGCAGCATTGAGGCCTACACCCCCGGGCCCCCCTCCACAACCCCCCGCCTAGGCAAACATCTAATGGGCCCacggggagcgggtctgggctggtggggcccacaagggctctggcccatcaggttttttcctaGTGTCCCACAGGCTTAGTCTGACCCTGGATGGTGTGTAACTTATGTGCTGCATTCTTTCAGGCATGCCCTGGATATTCGAGAGCACTATGAGCGCAAGTTGCAGAGAGCAAACACGCTGTACGTGGAGCTAAATTCACTCATGCTGCAGCTGGAGCTAAAGGAGAAGGAGCTGCTCAGGTGGGTATATGGGGTGTAATATTTAGGCTCTGTAAGATGTATGAGAATGTTTCATTGCTTGCAATGAAAGATACCTGAGtttgatgggagttgtagtttggcaACAAGTGGAGAAATGCAGATCTGGATTTGCtaacatagagagagagagtcctGTGCAGACCAGTCACTCATATcagcttttttttgggggggggggggtatctaCTAAAGTTAAAGTTATCTATTTGAGAGAAACTGCAAATGAGGCAGCAGCAATGCAGGAAAgataaagcataaaataaagacataaatCAGGGCTATCCAGCTTTCGGCCCTCCAGCTGTCCTAGGTGCAAGGTCTGTGTTCATTAGCCGAGTCCTTTTGTTGGCCAAAACTAAATTCCTGTTGGATCCGGCAAAGGCAGAATAAATTGCATTCTCCCTTTTTCTTTCAGGAGAGAGCAAACAGTGGAAAAGAAATATCCCACAATACTGCGCCAGCAACCTCGTCCCTCTAGTACAATGGAAAAACTTATCAAGAAGAGGAATGTACCTCAGAAATTATCCCCACATGGGAAAAGGTGGTGCCATTGTTCTTTCTCTATCATTATAACACTCCTCTGCTTCTCTCATTTAGCTTTACTTGAGGGCATTATTGGAAAATAATAACCTTTATAACTGGAAAGAgtgacattttttcaaagtcACTGATGTTTTATATTTCCTCTTCCTTACAAGTTCCCATGTTGTAGAATCACAAAAAGCAGCAGCAGAAACCATAAAACACTACTGTGACAGCATTGAAGtccagttatctggttgctagggtcctaagtACCTTAGAAACTatgcagtggtttgaatggcAGACTGGAAAATGATTAATGATAGATCAACCGCACATCTATAATACACTtccactgcactggtggtgctggcccTCCGTTGACCCGGCTGGGTCACTTATCAACAGCAAGCGATTTTCAACCGATCCGCATGCACACAATTGCTTGCAGTCGGgaagcttaccccttttattttgctACCAACAGTATCAACGTTTCAGAGGGGGAAACCCGTCCTTCAATCAGACTAGAAAATGAAACAGAGTAGACAGACAAGTGATTAAAAattatatcattaaaaatattggtttaTAAAGAATCTGGGGTCTGTGTAAAAAGGTAGAATTGAAAGGGAAACACATTTCctccaaaacattaaaataaggCTAATTGCATCCTAAAGtcagggtgttatttattaatggCCGAGTTGTGCAATCTCGAAAAATTCACTagaaattttttatagaaaacaaagttgaatttttttgagatttattaaaaaaaaaaagccagaatccgaaaatcttccatctcagacctgtcgaggtcctgtataagtcaatggaagaggcacctatatcattttgaagtttctgtgctgggtttagcccgaaaatccgtcttttttggggttttcgtgaaaaaaactgaaacatttttcgtgaaaaattttagcaatctggGAAACAGTCCCGAAAATTAGAGCGAGTTTTTTCCACGATCCTATTAAATTGaggtttttctttaattaatatataagatAAAATCGTGCATGCGATTttggttgtgggtttttttttaataaaatattacataaatttggattttagtaaataacccccttaatgtctacatcctaagaaaaatgtaatgaaagaaaTCTAATTTTAAGGAAAACAGCCCCTCTAAATTATGAAAGGTTTCCTAAATTCATCTCCATATTTCTAATCTCTATTACAGGCCAGACATTTTGAAATATGAAGTTCTGCTGCCAAAGGTAGACTCTGTCTTGTCACCATCTACCCCCACTGGTTGCCAGAAACTCCCTCCATCCCCTGGAAGGGGCCGTCGGGGAAAACCACGGTACCGCAAAGCAAAGGACGCGCTCAACTTCAAAGCTGCAGTTACTCCTGAGCCCACCCCTCAAAGCCAGCCTCCCGCTCGTGAGCCGCATCCTCTGTCTTCCTCAAGCCCTGATCTCTTATGTACCCCTCTGGAGGCCGAGGCCCGTAGGGGAAGTCAGAGTGCAGAGTGTTCCCCTGTCCGGTCTTTGCCTGGACCCCCAAGCCCTGACTCCCCCTCAGGACGGGCAGCAGGGAGCAGAGCAGCCAGAGGAGGGCAGCACCTCACCCCATCAGCCAGGCTGTACAGAGCAGCTGTCACAAGGAGTCAGGTATTTGCTGCAGTCCGTTGGTGCTTGTTTGTGTTAGTCAACCATCATAAGTCTAGTTATGGgcccatgggtgacttgggagaGAAATCACCTGTGTGTCACCTGACACTATTTAGTGTCGCCAGTCAGATCACCTCTAGCGCCACCACTTACTCGACTGCACTCCATCGCTTCCCCATTCTTCTAGCAGGGGTATCTCATTCTTGAGCTTTTGTTGGCTGATAAATGGAGGCCCCATGAGAAACATCTGACTGGATGTCCAATGGGCAGATTTGAGTTGAGGTTGTGTCAATACTACGTGTGTGGATGTTGCATCTTGAAGCActtttccaaaatggcaatttttattttgttctcaaAGATTTGCAGTATAATATCGATCGTCCATAAAAATATCTGTGGGTAAGAACTTGGTCAAACGCAGCACATTGCTGCAAAAGTTGTGCTGTTATTGATCCACTACATGTTTTGAGCAAGGAGCTCTTTTTCAACAGttttaacacttgaaaaagagctcctTGCTGGAAACATGTAGTGGATCAATAACAGCACAACTTTTGCAGCAATGTGCTGCGTTTGACCAAGTTCTTACCCACAGCTATTTTTATGGAATTAAGGCTTCATTGGACAGACTAAGGTCACTAAATTCTGTTCTAATTTCTTACGAACAATATCTATCATCCGTTAAATCAAACTGAAGTTGGGAAATACTGACAGTTTGTAAAGTGATAATATATTCTCACTGAGATATTTGTGACTGTACATTGTATATGGACGTACAGCAGCCCTATTTTGATATTTTGTTGTCCTTTTGAACTTAAGAAGCctctcagatgagtagtgaaacattttcaagaaaattcaGAAAGTCCAGTAGTtttagacttaactctactagatactgtatataatggccTGGATGAAGGAGAATTTCCAAAGACATCCTTTAAGCATAGGGAAAAACTGGCAGTAGAACAACAGCCAAGCGGATAGGTTACATGTTCTACATCTGTCTTTTAGAAACGAGGGCTGTCCTCggaggaggaagagggagaaGTTGACAGTGAGTTGGAGGTGGAGAGAAGACAGAGGTGAGTGAACCTATACTACACTACTGTTGCACATGAGCAGAGGCTATGGGAAGCATACAGAAACAGAACAGAAGGAACAAtggagtttaaaggaaaactacatccaaaatgaatacttaagcaacagattctttacatcatattaagtgacatattaaagaatcttaccacactggaatatatatttaagtaaatattgtccttttacaacTTTTCCATTAAACCACCATTTCGaaatggtctgtgtgttgcctcagagatcacctgaccagaaatactgcagctctaactgtaacaggaagaagtgtggaagcaaaagagcaGCACAAGGGGCATTTGACCAGACACAGGGATGCGCCAAATGTGTCAGTGACCAGCTAAGTAATGGCAGGCCTGGGCCaaaacaaacttaaagggatactgtcatgggaaaaaaatgtttttttcaaaatgaatcagttaatagtgctgctctagcagaattctgcactgaaatccatttctcaaaagagcaaacagattttttatattcaatttttaaatctgacatgaggctagacatattgtcaatttcccagctgccccaagtctgaattatgtgaaggccaattcccatagactccattttattcaaataatccagatttttaaaaataatttcctttttctctgtaataataaaacagtaatttgtacttgatccaaactaagatataattaatccttattggaaacaaaacaatcctgctgggatatgtgatgtttacatgattttcttgtagacttaaggtatgaagatctgaattttggcaaacctcaggtcccaagcattctgaataacaggtcccatacctgtacattgcacTGATGTCTCAGAGCCTTTTTAGGTGCaggatagtgatgtgcaggccggcctgataccctgaggtttttcataattcagatcgtcataccttaagtctactataaaatagtttaaacattaaataagcccaacagaatggttttgcttccaatatggattaattatacccTAGAAGGAGGAGCCTGGGCTGACCACAGGCTAATTAAACCTATAGGGCCCAACTGGACCTcacacccctcctctggaatgttTGTCACTTTCTGACAGGACCAAACCCTGATATCAGTCTCCACATGATACAAATTACACCTGCAGCCTCCTGGAGACAAGAGGCCTGGGGATAACTGTTGTTAAAGTCTGTGTAGGGGTAAGGGGGTGGCATAACTATAtaacctgcttcctctatagccaacaagaaccccccCCCTTCCCCGGCCACTCTATTACCTGCGGTGGGGAAGCAGAGCGCATCAGCGTGGGGCGCATAGTGGGCGGTGTCCAGGCAGGGAGTGGGCAGAGTCTGGGTGGGGAGTGAGCGGCATCTGGGCAGGAAGTGGGCggaggcaggaagtgggtgggaggatggggattggagtgcgcttggcccctctgaagatttcaTTGCAGGGGGGGAACatcgcactctagttacgccgcAGGGAAAAGGGCTATCACTgcgtctgtcatgaaatgcttgatGGCCTGACTATGTCATGAAATGATGTGGAACAAGGAAAGGTATAATGCCCACCCAGCTCCAGAGCCCCTGGGGCCTGTCACCCAGCAAGACCTTATCAAGTGGCCCCCAAAAAACAGTCCAAACTGTGGCCCTTGCTGGAGCCATTTTCCTCCCTCCATAGTCTAAAACTTTGCTCCTCCATCTGTAGCCAATCACACAAGTGGATGTGCTGTTACTTACTGAAGGGATAAATCAGCAGTTAAGGAACAGCAAACACTAAAGTTAAAAACAACCCTACCcatctaccctacatagatcccccctcccccccccagcctagctgctacccctggtatATGcccctttacttacccctctgtgcagattctgtccggcggagttcacggcagccttcttcttctcttcggtaatcttcaggaagtaagtgcggtatcggcacatgcgcagttggagcaattttctgtttcgcaacaactgcgcattcgccaaaACTTAAGAAACTTTTGAAGCCCTGGGAGAAGACCCTAAGATTaccaaagtggctgaagatggcgcccgtgaactctgctggacagaatctgcactgggggtaagtaaagacttaggggcatttgcccggggtagcaactaggctggagggggtggggggtctatgtagggtagggggtagtggttttttttttactttagggtttgcttctcctttaaagtttctgCAAACCATATCAACGTATCAACATCATAATGTATCTTGAGATTCACTATttcatatataattaatttaatacaaatGTGGGCAGTCCATTCAGTTCTAATTAGCTGGCTTTTGATTTAAGAGGTGTTACGCTGCCCCCTGCTGGTTATAATCGTTATCACCAATCCCTCGTCAAtcatatttcctatttaataaattacatttgtttgtgCATTTGTCTTAGTACAGACACTTGTGCATACAATTTAAAAAGCAACATCCAAATAGGAATAAACAGGCTCTTATTCCTTTTGCAATGAAAAGTTTCAGATGAGCCGTCTCATGCTAGCCGCCTGCTCACTCAGCGCTTGTGTGACTTGTAGGTGGCCGACAGGGATGTCCCAGAATCAGTCACCCAGTTCGGAGAATCTGTCGGACGGGGAGGAAGGGAACACTACCGACCTCTCTCACAGTGTCACCCCTGATGTGCTGAGCACTAACACAGATGAACGTCCGGATGAGCGATCTGAGGATCTGGTGTCCCAAAGCTCAGAACCCCCACTGGATCTTCTCACCCAGTCTGATGGACTCTCAGAGAAAGaggcagttatccagaaagtgaaAACACAGCTGAGCAATGAGCAGACTGCAGGAGAGGTAAGATACCTGGGTTGTTGTGATCACTGTACAACACAAGTGCAGTTATCATTGGTTCCTTTAGAGAATCATTGTCCAGTATGGCAGCTCTTTCCTAGTCTGGTACAAGAGCCATGTATAATCCACATGGACAGCATTCTGGGACCCTCTCCTCATTTGTATGACAAACAGAGGGAATCCAGAAAGAAAACCAAGTTTAACTCCTAAAATTTTCAATTTCATCATGGAACACCCTTTAGGCTAAAGCCACCAGCTTTATAGCACAGATAGGGCAGCTGCCCAATAAATAACGTTGGTCTATCTCTTCTTTCCCACAGAATGTCGGCCTGTACGATGACTCTGACTGTGACAGCGCTGAACTTGACCACTCGCTCTCTGCAACGACCTCATGATGCCACTGCAGATATACCTCCCCACTGTATATAgaggaaatatttatataaatattatctataaatataatacataatatgtgAATAGACTGAGCCACACCTATTTCCCTATGTCAGGGATCTGCAACGCGCAGCtttccagctgctgcagaactacgACTCTTAAATGTGGTAGagtgctgggtattgtagttcagtaacagccaGTAAGCCTCAAGTTGTGGATCTCTGCTCTATATTCTTCCTCACCCATCACCACCCATGCAACCTACACATGCCCTCCCATCACATCTAGCTGGGGATGAAATCTGGAAGCACTGGAAGCATAGCAAAAAATAAGCCTGCACCCCAAAGACGAAGGATTTAACACATAAAAGTAGCCCCATGGCTGCCACTGAAACCTTCTGTACACTGGCAGCCAAGGAGTTCATGAGCACAAAGTGAAATGTTCTCCCCTTTCTATGTAGAACCTCATTGCATGGTATTTATGATCTCACTATGCATGGACAGAGTACCCCCCTTTTAAATGCCTGGTGGGCATCCAGTGCATGACAAGCAATGTGCagcattgtctactagaaatgaAAGATGACAGTCATTTCCAGAGTACCCGGGCTGACAGTTGCTTTAGTTGCGTCATGAAACTGTTAATGTTCTGCAGTCTCCTTGTCTGCCGGAGTCCTGCAACACATTACAAAGCAACTTCTGCAAAACGATGAATCGCAGCTTCTCCGGCTGACTATCGGTCAATGGAGTCCGAGGCGATGCGTCCGGGTTGTGCACTTCATGGAGCAGTACTTCACAGGGTTGGAAAAGCAGCGCTCTGCAAGATGGCCTTTTGCAGTCTTGACGAGAAGTTCTTCATGGTGCTATGCCCTGTGGCTCTGCCTTTATATTCCTTAGAGTAATGGATCTGTAGGGCACATTCAATAGCAGTGAGTGAATGAAATTCTCATCTGGTTCTGAACTCTtggggtcatatttatcaaagagtgaagttaaagatcgccacaatCTGCTAGAGTGATATTCcactactctccattcatttctatgggattttgaaaggtgtatttattaaagcattaactttcactttcacccattgataaatcccatagaaatgaatggagagtggcggaatttcactctagagggctgtggtgacctctaactttgataaatacacccctttGACTCTATCTGTAGCACTGTATGGCAACGTGCTGTAGTCATTTGTGATGGccaggggttaagcagaagagggaTGGCatggaaagatatatatatatatattcgaaaaTAGCTCATATTTCTATTGAATATTCCAAAGCAGGTTCTGTATAGATCCATACACTTATACAGTACGATCCAA
Proteins encoded in this region:
- the map3k12.L gene encoding mitogen-activated protein kinase kinase kinase 12 L homeolog isoform X1; its protein translation is MACLHETRTPSPSFAGLLSDGPIRRLDIDTPPGCTPEQELTPTQCVLRGMVRSEGGSPHNDDCTTPLTHSVSSDPQKAEDRGGGGAADCPLEDRPCRALGEGRMQCQAGVGFLGGLFGCLRPVWAMIGKTYSTEHKQGEDPWEVPFEEIQDLQWVGSGAQGAVFLGKFHGEEVAVKKVRDIKETDIKHLRKLKHPNIITFKGVCTQAPCYCILMEFCAQGQLYEVLRAGRKVTPSILVDWSMSIAGGMNYLHLHKIIHRDLKSPNMLITYDDLVKISDFGTSKELNDKSTKMSFAGTVAWMAPEVIRNEPVSEKVDIWSFGVVLWELLTGEIPYKDVDSSAIIWGVGSNSLHLPVPSSCPDGFKLLLRQCWDSKPRNRPSFRQILLHLDIASADVLSTPQETYFKSQVEWRDEVRLHFEKIKSEGTCLQRLEEELITRRREELRHALDIREHYERKLQRANTLYVELNSLMLQLELKEKELLRREQTVEKKYPTILRQQPRPSSTMEKLIKKRNVPQKLSPHGKRPDILKYEVLLPKVDSVLSPSTPTGCQKLPPSPGRGRRGKPRYRKAKDALNFKAAVTPEPTPQSQPPAREPHPLSSSSPDLLCTPLEAEARRGSQSAECSPVRSLPGPPSPDSPSGRAAGSRAARGGQHLTPSARLYRAAVTRSQKRGLSSEEEEGEVDSELEVERRQRWPTGMSQNQSPSSENLSDGEEGNTTDLSHSVTPDVLSTNTDERPDERSEDLVSQSSEPPLDLLTQSDGLSEKEAVIQKVKTQLSNEQTAGENVGLYDDSDCDSAELDHSLSATTS
- the map3k12.L gene encoding mitogen-activated protein kinase kinase kinase 12 L homeolog (The RefSeq protein has 1 substitution compared to this genomic sequence), which encodes MACLHETRTPSPSFAGLLSDGPIRRLDIDTPPGCTPEQELTPTQCVLRGMVRSEGGSPHNDDCTTPLTYSVSSDPQKAEDRGGGGAADCPLEDRPCRALGEGRMQCQAGVGFLGGLFGCLRPVWAMIGKTYSTEHKQGEDPWEVPFEEIQDLQWVGSGAQGAVFLGKFHGEEVAVKKVRDIKETDIKHLRKLKHPNIITFKGVCTQAPCYCILMEFCAQGQLYEVLRAGRKVTPSILVDWSMSIAGGMNYLHLHKIIHRDLKSPNMLITYDDLVKISDFGTSKELNDKSTKMSFAGTVAWMAPEVIRNEPVSEKVDIWSFGVVLWELLTGEIPYKDVDSSAIIWGVGSNSLHLPVPSSCPDGFKLLLRQCWDSKPRNRPSFRQILLHLDIASADVLSTPQETYFKSQVEWRDEVRLHFEKIKSEGTCLQRLEEELITRRREELRHALDIREHYERKLQRANTLYVELNSLMLQLELKEKELLRREQTVEKKYPTILRQQPRPSSTMEKLIKKRNVPQKLSPHGKRPDILKYEVLLPKVDSVLSPSTPTGCQKLPPSPGRGRRGKPRYRKAKDALNFKAAVTPEPTPQSQPPAREPHPLSSSSPDLLCTPLEAEARRGSQSAECSPVRSLPGPPSPDSPSGRAAGSRAARGGQHLTPSARLYRAAVTRSQKRGLSSEEEEGEVDSELEVERRQRWPTGMSQNQSPSSENLSDGEEGNTTDLSHSVTPDVLSTNTDERPDERSEDLVSQSSEPPLDLLTQSDGLSEKEAVIQKVKTQLSNEQTAGENVGLYDDSDCDSAELDHSLSATTS